Genomic segment of Prochlorococcus marinus XMU1405:
CAAATATTAGTGGAGGCTTAAGTATGCAAATTCTATGGATTTTTTTACTTTTCCCATTATTTAAGAAAATCTGGTCTGAAGGAACGAAAAAATATACAGCAATGGGGTCATGAATTTAAACAAATATTTAAAAGTTTATAAAAAATTCTTACATACTTCTTTGGCTTCTGAATTGGAGTATAAGACAAATATATTAGTTGATTTAATTACTGCAATTTTAAGTTTAGTAGGAAGTATTTTTCTATTATCTATTTTCTTTCAAAATAATGGCTATATTGGAGGGTGGAAATTTGAACAGGCACTAATAATCCAAGCTATTTATACAATTTTGAATGGAATAACAAATACATGGTTCAATCCTAATCTTACAGAAATAGTTAAACATATAAGAGAAGGAACATTAGACTTCGTACTTTTAAAACCTATTGATAGTCAATTTTTTATTTCATTAAAAAAAATAAATCCATCTGGATTTTTAGAAATTATGCTTGGATTTTTCTTGTTGCTCTTCTGCATAAGATTAAATCAAATAAATTTAACTTTAAGTTTTCTAAGCCTATCCTTGATTACGATAAGCTGCTCGATTAGTATTCTATATAGCCTGTGGTTTTTTATATCTACTACTACTATTTGGTTTGTTAAGACTTGGAATGCAATAGAAGTATTGAGATCATTTCTTTATATTGGAAGATTTCCTCTAAATTCATTTTCATTTTCTCTAAGAGTTTTTTTTAGTATTTTCATTCCTATTGCTTTTATAACTACAATTCCTTCTGAAGTTTTTCTAGGACTTTCTCAATTGTGGAAAATATTGCTTGAAGTTATTGTTGCTTCAGTATTCCTTATAACTTCAAGAAAGTTCTGGTTATTCGCATTAAAGTTCTATTCATCAGCATCTAGCTAACTATTATTTAATAACCTCCCTGCAAAATTCCCAAATTTGTTGTTTACTTTTCAGATTAGATAGCCTAGACAAGTTCTTAAAATGAGGTTTAGATTTTTCAACAGATAAAAGCCTACAGTTGTATTCGATTTTATGATTTCTAGATATGATTCCTAATTTATGTGCTAAATCACCAAGGATTATTATTAAAGTGATTAAAAAAACTAAACCGAAAAATTGTGAAATTGATTTTGAATAATTTTCATTTTTAGTTCTTAATTCAAACTTCATTACTTAACTATATGCTGAGGGCATTTGATTGCAGCAATAGCGACAGCCGTAACTTTAAAATTTTCTGACTTCTCAATAACCTTTTTAACCTCCAATGGTCCAAATTTATTGCTTGCATCACTATAGGAAAGAAGTAAAGATTTATAGTTATCATGACCTAAATTTCTATACTCACAAAAATTATCCCCAACATAATTTAAAAGAGTTAGTAAAGTTAATTCAATCATTAAAGCTTTTAACTAGCAAAGTTCTTACGAATGATACTGTGCAGGACATTTTTAACAAGTAAATTACCCAAAAACATTTGAAATTATAAAATAGGATTTTTGCTCATAAACTTAAAAATTACAAAATTTTTTTTAGAATTTTAAATTTTCATATAAGAAAATCATTAAAGCACTATCTGTAGTGTATTGAAAAGATTAAGTTTGCGCTACAGGTAGGGGGTTGCATTTTTCGAGAAATTGGTTTAAAAATAAGATTCCCCATCACCCGGCCCCACATATGTGAGGCCTTTTTTTTGGTTTTTAAATAAAGTCTAAAAGTATTATTAAATAAAATGAGTAATTCATTAACCTCTTTGATGACGAATAAAGATAATAAATAATTTTTTTTTATTTTTAATCCTGCTTTAGAATTTTTACCAAAATGTATTACTAACCTCCAATAATTTTATAAAAAGCTTTTTATAGATTTAATCAATAAGCTAATACCAACCAAAATACAAACTGTTATAAAAGTTTTCTTAATAAGTATATTTCCATTTAATTTTGAGAGGTGAGCTCCGAAGAATCCTC
This window contains:
- a CDS encoding ABC transporter permease, yielding MNLNKYLKVYKKFLHTSLASELEYKTNILVDLITAILSLVGSIFLLSIFFQNNGYIGGWKFEQALIIQAIYTILNGITNTWFNPNLTEIVKHIREGTLDFVLLKPIDSQFFISLKKINPSGFLEIMLGFFLLLFCIRLNQINLTLSFLSLSLITISCSISILYSLWFFISTTTIWFVKTWNAIEVLRSFLYIGRFPLNSFSFSLRVFFSIFIPIAFITTIPSEVFLGLSQLWKILLEVIVASVFLITSRKFWLFALKFYSSASS